One window from the genome of Roseisolibacter agri encodes:
- a CDS encoding M20/M25/M40 family metallo-hydrolase, translating into MSLPAFDPAAPLDPVALAAHLMAADSTSGREAPAIDRMAQVLAARGWRVTRIPVGPGRDDLFAEGERPAEVVLSTHLDTVPPFIPPRLHDGRLYGRGACDAKGIAAAMVCAAERLRARAVPVGLLFVVGEETAHDGAHAANDAQPRLAPACRALINGEPTESVLGVGTKGALRFTLRATGRACHSAYPQLGESAIAKLARLLVELETLALPTDPILGATTINVGSVTGGVADNVVPPLAEARCMARLVTPAETLRAVLEAWVGDRATITWGITVPPVHLGTAPGFRTDVVAYATDIPVLTRWGRPYLFGPGSIHVAHTDDEHVDVAELRAAVDAYERLAAAALTES; encoded by the coding sequence ATGTCGCTGCCCGCGTTCGACCCTGCTGCCCCGCTCGATCCCGTCGCGCTCGCGGCGCACCTCATGGCCGCCGACTCCACCAGTGGGCGCGAGGCGCCGGCGATCGATCGCATGGCGCAGGTGCTCGCCGCGCGCGGCTGGCGCGTGACGCGCATCCCCGTCGGTCCCGGCCGCGACGACCTGTTCGCCGAGGGCGAGCGTCCCGCGGAGGTCGTGCTCTCGACGCACCTCGACACGGTGCCGCCGTTCATCCCGCCGCGGCTGCACGACGGCCGCCTGTACGGGCGCGGGGCGTGCGACGCGAAGGGGATCGCCGCCGCGATGGTGTGCGCGGCCGAGCGGCTGCGCGCGCGCGCCGTGCCGGTGGGGCTGCTGTTCGTGGTGGGCGAGGAGACCGCGCACGACGGTGCGCACGCGGCGAACGACGCGCAGCCGCGCCTCGCGCCCGCGTGCCGCGCGCTGATCAACGGCGAGCCGACGGAGAGCGTGCTGGGCGTGGGCACCAAGGGCGCGCTCCGCTTCACGCTGCGCGCCACCGGGCGCGCCTGCCACTCCGCCTATCCGCAGCTGGGCGAGAGCGCGATCGCGAAGCTGGCGCGCCTGCTGGTGGAGCTGGAGACCCTCGCGCTGCCGACGGACCCTATACTCGGCGCGACGACGATCAACGTCGGCTCCGTCACGGGCGGCGTCGCCGACAACGTCGTCCCGCCGCTGGCCGAGGCGCGCTGCATGGCGCGGCTGGTGACGCCGGCGGAGACGCTGCGCGCGGTGCTCGAGGCCTGGGTCGGCGACCGCGCGACGATCACGTGGGGGATCACCGTGCCTCCGGTGCACCTCGGGACCGCGCCCGGCTTCCGCACCGACGTCGTCGCCTACGCGACCGACATCCCCGTGCTCACGCGCTGGGGGCGGCCGTACCTGTTCGGGCCGGGCTCCATCCACGTCGCGCACACCGACGACGAGCACGTGGACGTGGCCGAGCTGCGCGCCGCCGTGGACGCCTACGAGCGGCTGGCCGCGGCGGCGCTGACGGAGTCGTGA
- a CDS encoding PEP-CTERM sorting domain-containing protein (PEP-CTERM proteins occur, often in large numbers, in the proteomes of bacteria that also encode an exosortase, a predicted intramembrane cysteine proteinase. The presence of a PEP-CTERM domain at a protein's C-terminus predicts cleavage within the sorting domain, followed by covalent anchoring to some some component of the (usually Gram-negative) cell surface. Many PEP-CTERM proteins exhibit an unusual sequence composition that includes large numbers of potential glycosylation sites. Expression of one such protein has been shown restore the ability of a bacterium to form floc, a type of biofilm.): MRSVRRALALLALVPVAASAQVVRSAAGPTAADITAARDQFRVDLGGGNVPGAAGLFSDGTGARREINWDAVPDQFASPNNLPANFFNVNSPRGAIFSTPGSGFRVSADAVNPTATPIAFGEINPTYGATFAAFSPERLFTAVGSNIVDVQFFLAGTDTPALTRGFGAIFVDVDMSGTSIEYFGLTGNSLGVFAVPGLVGSQTFSFLGVSWDDAIVSRVRIIAGTTGLGPNDGGSTDVVVMDDFLYGNPTAAAVVPEPATVLLVASGLALGALVRRRRLG, from the coding sequence ATGCGATCCGTTCGTCGCGCCCTCGCGCTGCTCGCTCTCGTCCCCGTCGCCGCATCCGCGCAGGTCGTCCGATCCGCGGCCGGCCCCACTGCCGCCGACATCACGGCCGCGCGCGACCAGTTCCGCGTCGACCTCGGCGGCGGCAATGTCCCGGGAGCCGCCGGCCTGTTCTCCGACGGCACCGGCGCGCGTCGCGAGATCAACTGGGATGCAGTGCCCGACCAGTTCGCCTCGCCCAATAACCTGCCGGCGAACTTCTTCAATGTGAACTCGCCCCGAGGCGCCATCTTCTCGACGCCCGGCTCGGGTTTCAGGGTGAGCGCGGACGCGGTCAACCCGACGGCCACGCCGATCGCATTTGGCGAGATCAACCCCACCTACGGGGCGACGTTCGCCGCCTTTTCGCCTGAGCGCCTGTTCACCGCCGTCGGCAGCAACATCGTCGACGTACAGTTCTTCCTGGCGGGGACCGACACGCCGGCGCTCACCCGCGGCTTCGGGGCGATCTTCGTGGACGTGGACATGTCGGGGACGTCCATTGAGTACTTCGGGCTCACCGGCAACTCACTCGGCGTGTTCGCCGTTCCCGGCCTCGTGGGAAGTCAGACGTTCTCCTTCCTCGGGGTCTCTTGGGACGACGCAATCGTGAGCCGCGTGCGCATCATCGCGGGCACCACGGGACTCGGTCCGAACGACGGCGGCTCGACAGACGTCGTCGTGATGGACGATTTCCTCTATGGCAATCCGACGGCGGCGGCCGTCGTCCCCGAGCCGGCGACCGTGCTGCTCGTGGCCTCCGGCCTGGCGCTCGGCGCGCTCGTGAG